A genomic segment from Streptomyces sp. NBC_00459 encodes:
- a CDS encoding D-Ala-D-Ala carboxypeptidase family metallohydrolase — protein MTFLFRSADGRSVGSRSLDRRGMLRGTLAVGAGLAFGPLLLSGTAQAYSWSRTMKQGDNGADVLELQIRVAGWAADSASQTRVGLDGDFGPGTAAAVKRFQAAYGLDDDGVAGPNTQAKLNALEQSDGSTAHFNWSEFYDQASGNFNGGKVSAATVKENARRCMYKLEALRKKLGDKPITVNSGFRSIAHNADIGGASDSMHLYGTAADLDVPGVATKTVYQKAETCGFSGLERYTVDHQHVDSRADLGRDWWWESGTI, from the coding sequence ATGACCTTCCTCTTCCGTTCCGCCGACGGCCGCTCCGTCGGCAGCCGCTCGCTCGACCGCCGCGGCATGCTGCGCGGCACGCTGGCCGTCGGCGCCGGCCTGGCGTTCGGCCCGCTGCTGCTCTCCGGTACCGCGCAGGCCTACTCGTGGTCGCGCACCATGAAGCAGGGCGACAACGGCGCCGACGTGCTGGAGCTCCAGATCCGGGTCGCGGGCTGGGCGGCCGACAGCGCGAGCCAGACCCGGGTCGGCCTGGACGGAGACTTCGGTCCCGGCACGGCCGCGGCCGTCAAGCGGTTCCAGGCGGCGTACGGTCTCGACGACGACGGGGTCGCCGGGCCCAACACCCAGGCGAAGCTCAACGCGCTGGAGCAGTCGGACGGCTCCACGGCCCACTTCAACTGGAGCGAGTTCTACGACCAGGCGAGCGGCAACTTCAACGGCGGCAAGGTGAGCGCGGCCACGGTGAAGGAGAACGCCCGCCGCTGCATGTACAAGCTGGAGGCGCTGCGCAAGAAGCTGGGCGACAAGCCGATCACGGTCAACTCCGGTTTCCGGAGCATCGCGCACAACGCCGACATCGGCGGGGCGAGCGACAGCATGCACCTGTACGGCACCGCCGCCGACCTCGACGTGCCCGGCGTGGCCACCAAGACCGTCTACCAGAAGGCGGAGACCTGCGGGTTCTCCGGTCTGGAGAGGTACACCGTCGACCACCAGCACGTCGACAGCAGGGCCGACCTGGGCCGCGACTGGTGGTGGGAGAGCGGCACGATCTGA
- a CDS encoding DMT family transporter, with amino-acid sequence MPNRTTSLTPARPDSARPRPSRTPLLGGPAPILAAAVLWGTTGTASSLAPAGAPAAAIGCAGLALGGILLFFTSRRARSLPAACTRPERWLLVLGAAAVALYPVTFYPAVARTGVAVATVIALGSAPVFAGLLAWITGGARPTARWSAATAAAVLGCVLLVLGPELTGHTTPMDPTGIALAVGAGLSYAVYSLIGGRLITRGHPSDAVMGVLFGAAGLLVLPLVLCVDTHWLTTTRGAAVAVYLALFTVHLAYRLFGYGLRRTPASMATSLTLAEPAVAAVLGVTVLGERLPAASWCGLAVLAVGLVMLTAPAGAVTSAPED; translated from the coding sequence GTGCCGAACCGCACGACCTCTCTGACCCCCGCGCGCCCGGACTCCGCCCGCCCGCGCCCTTCCCGTACCCCGCTCCTCGGCGGCCCCGCGCCCATCCTCGCCGCGGCCGTGCTGTGGGGCACGACCGGAACCGCGAGTTCCCTGGCCCCCGCCGGCGCACCGGCCGCGGCCATCGGGTGCGCCGGTCTCGCCCTCGGCGGCATCCTGCTGTTCTTCACCTCGCGCCGCGCCCGCTCACTGCCGGCTGCCTGCACCCGCCCCGAGCGATGGCTGCTGGTCCTGGGTGCGGCGGCCGTGGCCCTGTACCCGGTCACCTTCTACCCGGCGGTGGCCCGCACCGGCGTGGCCGTCGCCACCGTGATCGCCCTGGGCAGCGCGCCCGTCTTCGCCGGACTGCTGGCCTGGATCACCGGAGGGGCCCGGCCGACCGCACGCTGGAGCGCCGCCACCGCCGCCGCCGTACTGGGCTGCGTCCTGCTGGTCCTCGGCCCCGAACTCACCGGACACACCACGCCGATGGACCCGACCGGCATCGCGCTCGCCGTGGGCGCCGGACTGTCGTACGCCGTCTACTCGCTGATCGGCGGCAGGCTCATCACCCGCGGACACCCCTCGGACGCGGTGATGGGCGTGCTGTTCGGCGCGGCCGGACTGCTCGTCCTGCCGCTGGTGCTGTGCGTCGACACGCACTGGCTCACCACCACCCGGGGCGCGGCGGTGGCCGTGTATCTCGCCCTGTTCACCGTCCATCTGGCCTACCGGCTCTTCGGGTACGGCCTGCGCCGCACCCCCGCGTCGATGGCCACCTCGCTCACCCTGGCCGAGCCCGCCGTCGCCGCGGTCCTGGGTGTCACCGTCCTCGGCGAGCGGCTTCCGGCCGCCTCCTGGTGCGGGCTGGCCGTGCTCGCTGTGGGCCTGGTCATGCTGACGGCCCCGGCCGGAGCGGTGACGAGCGCGCCGGAGGACTGA
- a CDS encoding AraC family transcriptional regulator → MPVAPGPADPAGTSRSTSATIQPNILRYLVVVADERGVDLRPLLKQVGLDESVMRSAALRVSYRQGSAVIRRALELTGDEHLGLKVGSAQHLTAWGLLGFALMADDTLRHAIETGVKYQNLSGAMVVWSAAVGEEDDAFVLRADLPDPAMDPGVASFLSEEAFASVVTLSRLAVGPAFAPRAVEFSFPPPPPRQLDLYEALFRCPVRFGAPANRLVVDPAWARFRMPGRDPVSYASTLEMLDAHMTSRRDQQDLLEVLEISVAQGLPVVPTFGEQARRHATSERTLRRRLADCGTTYEALVEGVRRERVEQLLLRPESTLRDIARRAGFSDERALRRAVHRWHGTSPGRLRERMRTARL, encoded by the coding sequence ATGCCCGTTGCCCCCGGCCCGGCGGACCCTGCCGGGACCAGCCGCAGTACGTCGGCGACGATCCAGCCGAACATCCTGCGCTATCTCGTCGTGGTCGCCGACGAGCGCGGTGTCGATCTGCGCCCCCTGCTGAAGCAGGTGGGACTCGACGAGTCGGTCATGCGCTCCGCCGCGCTGCGGGTGTCGTACCGGCAGGGCAGCGCGGTGATCCGCCGTGCGCTGGAGCTCACCGGGGACGAGCACCTGGGGCTGAAGGTCGGCTCGGCGCAGCATCTGACCGCGTGGGGCCTGCTCGGCTTCGCCCTGATGGCCGACGACACCCTGCGGCACGCCATCGAGACCGGGGTGAAGTACCAGAACCTGTCCGGGGCGATGGTGGTGTGGTCGGCCGCCGTGGGTGAGGAGGACGACGCGTTCGTGCTGCGAGCCGATCTTCCCGATCCCGCCATGGACCCGGGCGTGGCCTCCTTCCTGAGCGAGGAGGCGTTCGCCTCCGTGGTCACCCTGTCCCGGCTGGCAGTCGGCCCCGCCTTCGCCCCGAGGGCGGTGGAGTTCTCCTTTCCGCCGCCACCTCCACGCCAACTCGACCTGTACGAAGCCCTGTTCCGCTGTCCGGTCCGCTTCGGCGCGCCCGCGAACCGTCTGGTCGTCGACCCCGCGTGGGCCCGTTTCCGGATGCCCGGCCGGGATCCGGTGAGCTACGCGTCGACGCTGGAGATGCTCGACGCGCACATGACCTCCCGTCGTGACCAGCAGGATCTGCTGGAGGTGCTGGAGATCTCCGTCGCGCAGGGCCTCCCGGTGGTGCCGACGTTCGGTGAGCAGGCGCGGCGGCACGCGACGAGCGAACGGACGCTGCGCCGTCGGCTGGCCGACTGCGGCACGACGTACGAGGCACTCGTCGAGGGGGTGCGCCGGGAACGCGTCGAACAGCTCCTGCTCCGGCCGGAGTCGACCCTGCGTGACATCGCCCGCCGGGCGGGGTTCTCCGACGAACGGGCACTGCGCCGCGCCGTGCACCGCTGGCACGGCACCTCCCCCGGCCGACTGCGGGAGCGGATGCGTACGGCTCGCCTCTGA
- a CDS encoding aldehyde dehydrogenase family protein — translation MPYETLQVVNPATGEPITTLPAASADDVAEAAERARQVHGTGVWSRLSPRERGAVLLRLADLMGRDSEVLARLDSEDAGKPITECRTGDVPGAIESIRWFAEAADKVFGRVAPSGPDGLGLMSREPVGVVAAILPWNYPLAMTAWKVGPALAAGNCLLVKPAEATPRSALHLAALAAEAGLPDGVLTVLPGYGREAGAALARDPLVGALSFTGSTATGRRILKEAADSNFKRVSLEMGGKSPQVLMADALSYGDELIDNMIEAAFLTMGQNCTAGSRVLVHRDIAEEVLERFTARASELVIGDPADPRTQLGPLINRAAHDRVAGAVEAARAGGARIHTGGLPDGLSPHGAYHPPTVITGVPDGSDVLTEELFGPVVTVQTFTAEEEAVRMANATEYGLAASVWTRDLDTALRLARGIEAGVVSVNAYSEGDITTPFGGWKQSGFGGAEKSTDAFAQWTREKTIWIRTR, via the coding sequence ATGCCGTACGAGACGCTCCAGGTGGTCAACCCCGCCACCGGCGAGCCGATCACCACCCTGCCCGCCGCGAGCGCCGACGACGTGGCCGAGGCCGCAGAGCGGGCCCGGCAGGTCCACGGCACCGGGGTGTGGTCGCGGCTGTCGCCCCGGGAGCGCGGCGCGGTGCTGCTGCGGCTGGCCGACCTGATGGGACGCGACTCGGAGGTCCTCGCCCGGCTGGACAGCGAGGACGCGGGCAAACCGATCACCGAATGCCGTACGGGCGATGTGCCCGGGGCGATCGAGTCGATCCGCTGGTTCGCCGAGGCCGCGGACAAGGTCTTCGGCCGGGTCGCGCCGAGCGGGCCCGACGGCCTGGGTCTCATGAGCCGCGAACCGGTCGGGGTCGTCGCGGCGATCCTGCCGTGGAACTACCCGCTGGCCATGACCGCCTGGAAGGTCGGACCGGCCCTGGCGGCGGGCAACTGTCTGCTGGTCAAGCCGGCCGAGGCCACCCCGCGCTCGGCCCTGCACCTGGCCGCCCTCGCCGCCGAGGCCGGTCTGCCCGACGGGGTGCTCACCGTGCTCCCCGGGTACGGCCGGGAAGCCGGCGCGGCCCTCGCCCGCGACCCCCTCGTGGGGGCGCTCTCCTTCACCGGGTCCACCGCGACCGGCCGCCGCATCCTGAAGGAGGCCGCCGACAGCAACTTCAAGCGCGTCTCCCTGGAGATGGGCGGCAAGAGCCCCCAGGTGCTGATGGCCGACGCACTCTCCTACGGCGACGAGCTGATCGACAACATGATCGAGGCCGCGTTCCTGACCATGGGGCAGAACTGCACGGCCGGCTCCCGGGTCCTGGTCCACCGCGATATCGCCGAGGAGGTCCTGGAGCGGTTCACGGCCAGGGCGAGCGAGCTCGTCATCGGCGATCCGGCCGACCCGCGCACGCAGTTGGGTCCGCTCATCAACCGCGCCGCCCACGACCGGGTCGCCGGAGCCGTGGAGGCCGCCCGGGCGGGCGGGGCCCGGATCCACACCGGGGGACTGCCCGACGGGCTGTCTCCGCACGGCGCCTACCACCCGCCCACCGTGATCACCGGCGTCCCCGACGGCAGCGACGTCCTCACCGAGGAGTTGTTCGGGCCGGTCGTCACCGTCCAGACCTTCACCGCCGAGGAGGAGGCGGTACGCATGGCCAACGCCACCGAGTACGGGCTCGCGGCCTCGGTCTGGACCCGCGACCTCGACACCGCGCTACGGCTGGCCCGCGGCATCGAGGCCGGCGTGGTCTCCGTCAACGCCTACAGCGAGGGCGACATCACCACACCGTTCGGCGGCTGGAAGCAGTCCGGATTCGGGGGAGCGGAGAAGTCCACCGACGCCTTCGCCCAGTGGACCCGGGAGAAGACGATCTGGATCCGCACCCGCTGA
- a CDS encoding SDR family NAD(P)-dependent oxidoreductase gives MSGFDFTDKIVLVTGGAGGIGSALCRRFASGGARCVVVDIDGVRAMKLAAELPGYGHTGIGCDLMDRTQVQRLFEVVADEHGRLDVLVNNVGMTSAERFDVRSVESIEREIALNLTSPLVATRIAVPLLLRSQDARVVTTVSLGGIFPLGETPIYTASKFGLRGAMLAIGLDLRSKGILAGSVLPSATDTRMLRQEAVEGGNSMQFQDPPQQPADVVAAVVSLLDRPRLEAYPRPAESRLVRFAMLMPNLLPRVLPLFRKRGDRGMARYLEELRRRGLARRTDGRWELVEEA, from the coding sequence ATGAGCGGGTTCGACTTCACCGACAAGATCGTGCTGGTGACCGGCGGCGCGGGCGGCATCGGCAGCGCGCTGTGCCGCCGCTTCGCCTCCGGCGGTGCCCGCTGTGTCGTCGTCGACATCGACGGGGTCCGCGCGATGAAACTGGCCGCCGAGCTTCCCGGCTACGGACACACGGGCATCGGCTGCGACCTGATGGACCGTACCCAGGTGCAGCGGTTGTTCGAGGTGGTCGCCGACGAGCACGGTCGCCTCGACGTCCTCGTCAACAACGTGGGCATGACCAGCGCGGAACGCTTCGACGTCCGCAGCGTCGAGAGCATCGAGCGGGAGATCGCCCTCAACCTGACCTCACCGCTGGTCGCGACCCGGATCGCCGTCCCCCTTCTCCTGCGGTCCCAGGACGCCCGCGTGGTCACCACCGTCTCCCTCGGCGGGATCTTCCCGCTCGGCGAGACCCCGATCTACACCGCCTCCAAGTTCGGGCTGCGCGGCGCGATGCTCGCCATCGGGCTCGACCTCAGGAGCAAGGGCATCCTGGCCGGGTCGGTGCTCCCCTCCGCCACCGACACCCGGATGCTGCGCCAGGAGGCCGTGGAGGGCGGCAACTCGATGCAGTTCCAGGACCCGCCCCAGCAGCCCGCCGACGTCGTCGCGGCCGTGGTGAGCCTGCTGGACAGGCCCAGGCTGGAGGCCTACCCCCGGCCCGCCGAGTCCCGTCTGGTGCGGTTCGCGATGCTCATGCCGAACCTGCTGCCCCGGGTGCTCCCGCTGTTCCGCAAGCGCGGTGACCGGGGCATGGCCCGCTATCTGGAGGAACTCCGCCGACGCGGCCTGGCCCGCCGGACCGACGGGCGCTGGGAACTGGTGGAGGAAGCATGA
- a CDS encoding flavin-containing monooxygenase, with amino-acid sequence MKESQFDTCVIGAGPAGLAVARALAERNLPYTHLERHTGPGGIWDIDNPGSPMYESAHFISSRTLSGFGGFPMPDHFADYPPHRQILSYLRSFADAYGLTDRIEFGVEVENVAKNADGTWTVTRADGRESTHGQVVVCTGAQWHPNIPELPGEFSGQVRHTVGYRGAEELRGKRVLVVGAGNSGCDIACDAARTADHAVISMRRGYWFIPKHLFGRPVDTIANSGPHLPMWLAQRVFGALLRIINGDPTRLGLPKPDHKLFETHPAINSMLIHHLQHGDITAKPGIARTEGRTVHFTDGTSDDFDLVLLATGYVHKVPVAQRYFGDEQHPDLYLSSFSREHTGLFGIGFIETNSGAYQLFDSQAQLIAGYIHDARHGLPNAERFTQRIRADRPDLSGGLKFVDSPRHTGYVDAAAFVKHLGKVAGEMGWRTEGLPPGVRSPRPVEATA; translated from the coding sequence GTGAAGGAAAGCCAGTTCGATACGTGCGTCATCGGGGCGGGACCTGCCGGGCTGGCGGTCGCCAGGGCCCTGGCCGAGCGGAATCTGCCGTACACGCATCTGGAGCGGCACACCGGGCCCGGCGGTATCTGGGACATCGACAACCCCGGCAGCCCGATGTACGAGTCGGCCCACTTCATCTCCAGCAGGACCCTGTCGGGGTTCGGCGGTTTCCCGATGCCGGACCACTTCGCGGACTACCCGCCCCACCGGCAGATCCTGTCGTACCTGCGGTCCTTCGCCGACGCCTACGGGCTGACCGACCGCATCGAGTTCGGCGTCGAGGTCGAGAACGTGGCGAAGAACGCGGACGGCACCTGGACGGTCACCCGGGCCGACGGACGGGAGAGCACGCACGGGCAGGTCGTCGTGTGCACGGGCGCGCAGTGGCACCCCAACATCCCCGAACTGCCCGGTGAGTTCAGCGGACAGGTCCGGCACACCGTCGGCTATCGCGGCGCCGAGGAGCTGCGGGGCAAGCGGGTCCTGGTCGTGGGCGCGGGGAACTCCGGCTGCGACATAGCGTGCGACGCGGCCCGGACCGCAGACCACGCGGTGATCAGCATGCGGCGCGGGTACTGGTTCATCCCCAAGCACCTGTTCGGCCGGCCGGTGGACACCATCGCCAACAGCGGGCCGCACCTGCCCATGTGGCTGGCACAGCGGGTCTTCGGCGCCCTGCTGCGGATCATCAACGGTGACCCGACGCGGCTGGGGCTGCCGAAGCCGGACCACAAGCTGTTCGAGACCCACCCGGCCATCAACTCGATGCTGATCCACCACCTCCAGCACGGCGACATCACCGCCAAACCCGGGATCGCCCGCACCGAGGGCAGGACCGTCCACTTCACCGACGGCACCAGCGACGACTTCGACCTCGTCCTGCTGGCCACGGGCTACGTCCACAAAGTGCCGGTCGCGCAGCGGTACTTCGGCGACGAGCAGCACCCCGACCTGTACCTGTCGTCGTTCTCGCGCGAGCACACGGGCCTGTTCGGCATCGGCTTCATCGAGACCAACTCCGGTGCGTACCAGCTCTTCGACTCCCAGGCGCAACTGATCGCCGGGTACATCCACGACGCACGGCACGGGCTGCCGAACGCGGAGCGGTTCACCCAGCGGATCCGTGCCGACCGCCCGGATCTGTCCGGCGGGCTGAAGTTCGTCGACTCACCCCGCCACACCGGCTACGTCGACGCCGCGGCCTTCGTGAAGCACCTGGGCAAGGTCGCGGGCGAGATGGGCTGGCGCACCGAGGGCCTGCCGCCGGGCGTGCGGTCCCCGCGACCCGTGGAGGCGACGGCATGA
- a CDS encoding TetR/AcrR family transcriptional regulator produces MAHVSAAERRPQLIKAAIDYMTREGVAAGSTRAIAAELGVAQATVHYTFGTKEGLYRAVMEQLTQDLIAQVEQAAPADAGFEETAGALAAALWRTVREQPASHQLLTELTMFALRSPALSEALDSHYRSITEVTARLVTEAAERSGQTLVQPAETIARFFLAGFDGLTMQHLSHPDEKAEHTCLQAFVSAVVAMAGGRLDLVSVPAT; encoded by the coding sequence ATGGCTCACGTTTCCGCGGCCGAGCGCCGCCCTCAGCTGATCAAAGCAGCGATCGACTACATGACGAGGGAGGGAGTCGCGGCCGGGAGCACCCGCGCCATCGCCGCCGAGCTGGGGGTCGCCCAGGCCACGGTGCACTACACCTTCGGCACGAAGGAGGGGCTGTACCGAGCCGTCATGGAGCAGCTCACCCAGGATCTGATCGCCCAGGTAGAGCAGGCGGCGCCGGCCGACGCCGGATTCGAGGAGACGGCCGGCGCGCTGGCCGCGGCCCTGTGGCGGACGGTGCGTGAGCAGCCCGCCAGCCATCAGCTCCTCACGGAGCTGACCATGTTCGCGCTCCGCTCCCCCGCCCTGAGCGAGGCCCTCGACAGCCACTACCGGAGCATCACGGAGGTGACGGCGAGACTGGTGACCGAGGCGGCCGAGCGCTCGGGCCAGACCCTCGTCCAGCCCGCGGAGACGATCGCGCGGTTCTTCCTTGCAGGCTTCGACGGACTCACCATGCAGCACCTCTCCCACCCCGACGAGAAGGCCGAGCACACCTGTCTCCAGGCCTTCGTGTCCGCCGTGGTGGCCATGGCGGGCGGCCGGCTGGACCTGGTGTCCGTACCGGCGACCTGA
- a CDS encoding MMPL family transporter yields the protein MAVLLHRLGHSAYRRRKLVLGIWLFVLAALITCVSVFGGKLDDRFAVPGTESQRALDSLSRTLPEASGAGAQIVFTAPRGHRVTDAAYAATIARTVAEVRKAPQVSEVVDPLTSGAVSADRTTAIVQVQYPVQNAQVSTSSVDAIENAAKAAERDGLRTSVGGSVYSSKGVHVGPSEIIGVAVALLVLVVTFGSLLVAGMALLPALIGVAVGLAGLLALAPAVSISSTAVTLALMLGLAVGIDYVLFILSRHRQQLARGTDPRESIALATGTAGSAVVFAGITVIIALAALSVIGIPFLTTMGLGAAGAVLIAVLAAITLVPAVAGFAGSRLTPKPGSRAARRAADADSHSHSGSGSGSGSGSGSEGTTGRVPMGTRWTKWVIAKPLLTVLAVAGVLVTLALPAMDMRLALPDNGSAPHASTERRSYDTISDKFGPGFNGPLLVLAETKNGTAATSAQAGELVAQKLRTLKNVRVVLAPQPTSDPAQSVITVLPTSGPDSVGTGDLVRDIREAAPGLRETTGASVAVTGTTAVNIDVSNRLSDSLLPFVGIVVGLSLLLLMIVFRSLVIPVKAAVGFLLSVGASLGLVVAVFQWGWLADVLDVPHSGPVVSFLPIILIGVLFGLAMDYEVFLVSGMREEWAHTGRARQSVVDGARHSVRVVTAAALIMFTVFAGFFPLDDSLIKPIAFALAVGVAIDAFAVRMTLVPAVLALAGRAAWWLPAWLDRILPDLDIEGISLQKAPSTDQNQNLNLNQKEPQSVS from the coding sequence ATGGCCGTTCTGCTCCACCGACTGGGCCACAGCGCCTACCGGCGCCGAAAGCTCGTCCTGGGCATATGGCTCTTCGTCCTGGCCGCCCTCATCACCTGCGTCAGCGTCTTCGGCGGCAAGCTCGACGACCGCTTCGCGGTACCCGGCACCGAGTCTCAGCGTGCGCTGGACAGCCTGAGCAGGACCCTCCCGGAAGCCTCGGGCGCCGGCGCCCAGATCGTCTTCACCGCTCCCAGGGGCCACCGGGTCACCGATGCCGCCTACGCCGCGACCATCGCCCGGACGGTGGCGGAGGTCAGGAAGGCCCCCCAGGTCAGCGAGGTCGTCGACCCCCTCACCTCCGGCGCCGTCTCGGCCGACCGGACCACGGCGATCGTCCAGGTCCAGTACCCCGTGCAGAACGCGCAGGTCAGTACCTCGTCGGTGGACGCGATCGAGAACGCGGCGAAAGCCGCGGAGAGGGACGGGCTCAGGACGTCGGTGGGCGGATCCGTCTACAGCAGCAAGGGCGTCCACGTCGGCCCCTCGGAGATCATCGGCGTGGCCGTGGCCCTGCTCGTCCTCGTCGTCACGTTCGGTTCGCTGCTGGTCGCCGGCATGGCGCTGCTGCCCGCGCTGATCGGTGTGGCGGTCGGTCTGGCCGGGCTGCTCGCCCTCGCGCCCGCGGTCAGCATCTCCTCCACGGCCGTCACACTCGCCCTCATGCTGGGCCTGGCCGTCGGCATCGACTACGTCCTGTTCATCCTCTCGCGCCACCGACAGCAGCTGGCCCGCGGAACCGACCCCAGGGAATCCATCGCGCTGGCCACCGGCACGGCCGGCAGCGCCGTGGTCTTCGCCGGCATCACCGTGATCATCGCGCTCGCCGCGCTGAGCGTCATCGGCATCCCGTTCCTGACCACGATGGGCCTCGGGGCCGCCGGAGCCGTACTCATCGCCGTGCTGGCCGCGATCACCCTCGTCCCCGCCGTCGCGGGATTCGCCGGCTCCCGGCTCACCCCCAAGCCCGGCAGCCGCGCCGCCCGGCGGGCGGCCGACGCCGACTCCCACTCCCACTCCGGCTCCGGCTCCGGCTCCGGCTCCGGCTCCGGCTCCGAGGGGACCACCGGCCGCGTCCCCATGGGCACCCGCTGGACCAAGTGGGTCATCGCCAAGCCGCTGCTGACGGTGCTCGCCGTCGCGGGCGTCCTGGTGACCCTCGCCCTGCCCGCCATGGACATGCGCCTGGCCCTTCCCGACAACGGCTCCGCCCCGCACGCCTCCACCGAGCGCAGGTCCTACGACACGATCAGCGACAAGTTCGGTCCCGGCTTCAACGGCCCGCTCCTCGTACTGGCCGAGACGAAGAACGGCACGGCTGCCACGAGCGCACAGGCCGGTGAGCTGGTGGCCCAGAAGCTCCGGACCCTCAAGAACGTCAGGGTTGTCCTGGCACCCCAGCCCACCAGCGACCCGGCACAGAGCGTCATCACCGTCCTGCCCACCTCGGGCCCGGACAGTGTCGGCACCGGCGACCTCGTCCGTGACATCCGCGAGGCCGCGCCCGGCCTCCGTGAGACCACCGGCGCCTCGGTCGCGGTCACCGGCACCACCGCCGTCAACATCGACGTCTCCAACCGGCTCAGCGACTCGCTGCTGCCCTTCGTCGGCATCGTCGTCGGTCTCAGCCTGCTCCTGCTGATGATCGTCTTCAGGTCACTCGTCATCCCCGTCAAGGCCGCCGTCGGCTTCCTGCTCTCGGTGGGCGCCTCGCTCGGCCTGGTCGTCGCCGTCTTCCAGTGGGGGTGGCTGGCCGACGTCCTCGATGTGCCGCACAGCGGACCCGTCGTCAGCTTCCTGCCCATCATCCTGATCGGCGTGCTCTTCGGACTGGCCATGGACTACGAGGTGTTCCTCGTCTCGGGGATGCGCGAGGAATGGGCCCACACCGGCCGGGCCCGCCAGTCGGTCGTCGACGGCGCGCGACACAGCGTGCGGGTCGTCACCGCGGCGGCACTGATCATGTTCACCGTCTTCGCCGGGTTCTTCCCCCTGGACGACTCCCTGATCAAACCCATCGCGTTCGCCCTGGCCGTCGGCGTGGCCATCGACGCCTTCGCCGTACGGATGACCCTCGTACCCGCGGTGCTCGCCCTCGCCGGGCGGGCCGCCTGGTGGCTGCCGGCCTGGCTGGACAGGATCCTGCCCGACCTCGACATCGAAGGCATCAGCCTCCAGAAGGCCCCGTCGACGGACCAGAACCAGAACCTGAACCTGAATCAGAAAGAACCCCAGTCGGTCTCCTGA
- a CDS encoding helix-turn-helix transcriptional regulator codes for MHRVLLTAGAALTRDAYARVIEDSALLTVQAKIPDLTHALAQLPSLRPDILLVDAAALTPSPGTTTLLSLRRAATHNPVAVIGDIPAEETGPLLRVGVTGILDPRIETAPFVAALALIGQGGTVISSPSTTTRIPATRPSPVLGELSTRERQVLALIATQPDNRTLAQLLGISPLTVKSHVNRILRKLGASSRAHLVTIAYESGLVSPGLPTGRVFAY; via the coding sequence ATGCACCGGGTACTCCTGACGGCCGGCGCCGCCCTCACGCGCGACGCCTACGCACGCGTCATTGAGGACTCCGCCCTCCTGACCGTCCAGGCCAAGATCCCCGACCTCACCCACGCTCTGGCCCAACTCCCTTCCCTGAGGCCCGACATCCTCCTCGTCGACGCCGCGGCCCTGACGCCCTCCCCCGGGACCACGACACTGCTGTCCCTGCGCCGCGCCGCCACCCACAACCCCGTCGCCGTCATCGGTGACATCCCCGCCGAGGAGACCGGCCCGCTTCTGCGAGTCGGAGTCACCGGCATCCTTGACCCCCGCATCGAGACGGCCCCCTTCGTGGCGGCACTCGCCCTGATAGGTCAGGGCGGAACCGTCATCTCCTCGCCGTCCACCACCACGAGGATCCCCGCCACCCGGCCGAGTCCGGTGCTGGGCGAACTCTCCACGAGGGAGCGCCAGGTCCTCGCCCTGATCGCCACCCAGCCGGACAACAGGACGCTGGCACAGCTCCTCGGCATCAGCCCGCTCACCGTCAAGTCCCATGTGAACCGGATCCTGCGAAAGCTCGGCGCCTCCTCCCGCGCCCACCTGGTCACGATCGCCTACGAGAGCGGCCTCGTCAGCCCCGGGCTGCCGACGGGGCGAGTGTTCGCGTACTGA